The following nucleotide sequence is from Trifolium pratense cultivar HEN17-A07 linkage group LG2, ARS_RC_1.1, whole genome shotgun sequence.
GTCACAGGAAGTAGAATTAAACACTCAGTGGCCCAAACCTTATAACAAAAATCTcatgcaatttttcaaatccCACCCACTGTTTCTCTTCAACCTACCATGTATTTCGAAATATTAATTCAGTgggaaaaattatttatgtatttataaaaaaaaatttaatttatatgcacagTCGGTGTAAGGTTATTTTATACATGCGTCAAATAATATACGAACATATcgtgtatggtaattaaaaatatgtgaTGTGTCATATTCactaaatgatgtggcaacgcgtaataagatgtatgtgtaaaaaaaaattacaccaacggtgcacaacaattaaactcttataaaAATTCCAATGTTGTTACCtttcatattaaaattcaaTCCACTTGAAAGGAATTTAACGTGGTAATTAAGTTTAAAAATTAAGTAAGATTATCTACTCTATTGGCGATAAAATCCAGTGCTTCGGAATAAACTTTAGCGCTGCTAAAAGAATAGATgatattatctattttattaatgCATTGTTGGGACAGCCTGACCAAACATTAGATGCAGCAAAATATAACTTACACAAGTACATCCTTTAAACATGACCAAACAACCAAGTTGAATTAATCCTACGCACATAGAATGAAAAATATGACTAAACATACAGCCACAGTACATTGAAACATTAGATAATGTGACATATACTACCTCCGgcttttttagattcattggaaaatgaatgtatttagtctaaaatatagaccaaatatattactttttcaatgaatctaaaaaagttatttttgtttacatatGAAAGAGGAAGAAGTATTAACACAAGATGTACCAAACTATAACATTTAAGGAGTACACACGTCAACCAAAAACTTTTGGCTTAAATCATACTTCACTTAATTAGCATTCAAAGATGTTCCTTTCACCGGTGCACTCACTAAAGGCATACGACAATTTCTTCCTAGCTTTGATCAAATTTGAGGTAGAGAATGATCCAGGGGTAACACAAGAAAAATTTGATGGAGTTTCTAGATCAATCAAAGGCTTCTTCCCTTTAGTGATAAATTTCTGCACACTTGAAACTAATACATTATCGTGCGCCTCCACGTCAAGTTGGGCAAATGGATCAATATATATCGACTGCATTTAAATAGGAGCATGAAATTAACGAAAATTAGGTTACAACAGCAGGGGTTGAATGTAACAAAATCTAATTAAGAATATTGTTTATCTCaagaactaaaaaaataaagtttttccAAATTATAACAACCTTCGTAGGAGTAAAGTTATTGCCAAGCTCATGGAAACGACGAACAGATCCCTCTTCATCGGTCATGTTTATGATTTCTACATAATCTTCAAACCTATACTCTGATCTAGAAGTCTTCCTAGCTATGAAAAGAATTTCTTTCCCCTCAAAAGCCTTGCTTCCATAATGAGCCAATGCATGTTTTATTCCCTATAAGAATGACCAATCGAATGCACTTAGCATTGGCACATAGATTAATTACAAATTTCAGACGACTAATaccaaattttaaaaacaattctAACCAATGAACTATGATTAAGGCAGTGAATTCCTCGAAGAGGAGAATGTGTCGACTGAATAAGAACAGTTGATGTCCCATCGTCAATTGCGATCTGTAActtaaacctaaaaaaatataaaattaaattaaatatatctatacattttatgattaatatctactataaataagtaaaaaaataatcgTTAACCGAACATACATCGAGGATACACAGAAAACGTGGATATTGCATTGGACACAGAAGTAACATCCAACCCATATGTCAAGAAAATTTCCACACTTGCAAACGGGATACCACCACTTATTTATGTGAAATATACCAACAACTCGAGCACATAACACGAAAAATCCGGACTCCTGTGTATCGATAAATTCACGAACAGTTTTGTGTGGATAAAAACGATCAAATGGAGTGATATCAGTCACCACGACAGAATTGGAATGTTTCCCATGAATAAGAGAGTATACACCTCCAGAATTTGATAATCTATGAtaaaaatcaattcaataaATAGCTTTAATAAAAAACAGTATATAGaaataataactaaaaaaataaattaaatcatgGTTTACCGAATATTGAACTGTAACACATGATGAATAGGAGGATTGATCATTATCTTAGTAACATCCTTAAAATTCTCAAGACAGGTGTAACCTAATAatacatggaaaaaaaattaaaatagaaccATCTAATGGAACCAAAaactaataaatttaattaataaaaactaaacaatat
It contains:
- the LOC123909105 gene encoding uncharacterized protein LOC123909105; this translates as MQNNKIQASVPFHLVRRFSDHIREKEIYVIYYFRVIHNLKASIVSHNNRRLIFCKRTKIYPSQSLAIDAHGLSFVSANEILARKHNIKCLVDTIGVLLTFQFDTVELSPPRFSPGVKFEVADQSGRVACSLSGKYVSEFRKYLSTSSNAHPVVILQFAKISTERGYTCLENFKDVTKIMINPPIHHVLQFNIRLSNSGGVYSLIHGKHSNSVVVTDITPFDRFYPHKTVREFIDTQESGFFVLCARVVGIFHINKWWYPVCKCGNFLDIWVGCYFCVQCNIHVFCVSSMFKLQIAIDDGTSTVLIQSTHSPLRGIHCLNHSSLGIKHALAHYGSKAFEGKEILFIARKTSRSEYRFEDYVEIINMTDEEGSVRRFHELGNNFTPTKSIYIDPFAQLDVEAHDNVLVSSVQKFITKGKKPLIDLETPSNFSCVTPGSFSTSNLIKARKKLSYAFSECTGERNIFEC